The Numida meleagris isolate 19003 breed g44 Domestic line chromosome 7, NumMel1.0, whole genome shotgun sequence genome contains a region encoding:
- the LRRC8C gene encoding volume-regulated anion channel subunit LRRC8C yields the protein MIPVTEFRQFSEQQPAFRVLKPWWDVFTDYLSVAMLMIGVFGCTLQVMQDKIICLPKRVQPCQNQSNSSHVISTIPDTTPLPPPKPSTPPATVEMKGLKTDLDLQQYSFINQVCYERALHWYAKYFPYLVLIHTLVFMLCSNFWFKFPGSSSKIEHFISILGKCFDSPWTTRALSEVSGEDSEEKDNRKNNINKSSTTPPSTEGTLVKTQSLKSIPEKLVVDKGTHGALDKKEGEQAKALFEKVKKFRLHVEEGDILYVMYVRQTVLKVIKFLIIIAYNTALVSEVNFTVVCNVDIEDMTGYKNFCCNHTMAHLFSKLSYCYLCFVSIYGLTCLYTLYWLFYRSLKEYSFEYVRQETGIDDIPDVKNDFAFMLHMIDQYDPLYSKRFAVFLSEVSENKLKQLNLNNEWTADKLRQRLQTNSHNHLELQLFMLSGLPDTVFEITELQSLKLEIINNVMIPATIAQLDNLQELSLHQCSVKIHSAALAFLKENLKILSVKFDDIRELPHWMYGLRNLEELYLIGSLSHDISKNITLESFRELKSLKVLYIKSNLSKIPQSAVDVSSHLQKLCIHNDGTKLVMLNNLKKMVNLTQLELVHCDLERIPHAVFSLLSLQELDLKENNLKSIEEIVSFQHLRKLTILKLWYNSITYIPEHIKKLTSLERLSFSHNKIEVLPSHLFLCNKIRYLDLSYNDIRFIPPEIGVLQSLQYFSITCNKVESVPDELYFCKKLKTLKIGKNNLSVLSPKIGNLVFLSHLDIKGNHFEILPPELGECRSLKRTGFTVEDTLFETLPSDVREQMKAE from the coding sequence gTCATGCAAGACAAGATAATATGCCTTCCAAAGCGAGTACAGCCTTGCCAGAACCAATCAAATAGTTCACATGTAATTAGCACAATCCCAGATACGACACCCCTTCCTCCACCCAAGCCATCAACTCCTCCAGCTACAGTTGAAATGAAAGGACTGAAGACTGATTTGGACCTTCAGCAATACAGCTTTATTAATCAGGTGTGCTACGAACGTGCCCTGCACTGGTATGCCAAGTATTTCCCTTACCTTGTCCTTATACACACGCTGGTCTTCATGCTGTGTAGTAACTTTTGGTTCAAATTCCCTGGATCAAGCTCCAAAATtgaacatttcatttcaatacTTGGGAAATGTTTTGATTCTCCGTGGACAACAAGAGCCTTATCTGAAGTGTCAGGAGAAGACTCTGAAGAGAAAGATAACAGGAAGAACAACATAAACAAATCTAGTACTACCCCACCGAGCACTGAAGGCACTTTGGTCAAGACACAGTCTTTAAAATCAATCCCTGAGAAGTTGGTTGTGGATAAGGGAACACATGGGGCATTAGACAAGAAAGAAGGTGAGCAGGCCAAAGCACTGTTTGAAAAGGTGAAGAAATTTAGACTGCATGTTGAGGAGGGTGACATACTCTATGTCATGTATGTTCGCCAGACTGTACTTAAGGTAATTAAATTCCTTATTATTATTGCTTACAACACAGCACTTGTCTCAGAAGTTAATTTTACAGTCGTCTGTAACGTTGATATAGAAGACATGACAGGATACAAGAATTTTTGCTGTAATCACACAATGGCACATCTATTCTCTAAACTGTCATACTGCTACCTGTGCTTTGTAAGCATCTATGGCCTCACATGCCTTTATACTCTATACTGGTTGTTCTATCGCTCACTGAAAGAATATTCCTTTGAATATGTCCGGCAGGAGACAGGAATTGATGATATTCCAGATGTCAAGaatgattttgcttttatgCTTCATATGATAGATCAGTATGATCCTCTCTATTCCAAAAGGTTTGCTGTCTTTTTGtctgaagtcagtgaaaatAAGCTGAAACAGCTGAACTTAAACAACGAGTGGACTGCAGATAAACTAAGACAGAGGCTACAAACAAACTCCCATAACCATTTGGAGCTACAGCTTTTCATGCTCTCTGGATTACCTGACACAGTGTTTGAAATTACTGAGCTGCAGTCTTTAAAACTTGAAATTATTAATAACGTTATGATACCAGCAACTATTGCACAGTTGGACAATCTCCAGGAGCTCTCACTGCACCAGTGCTCTGTGAAGATCCACAGCGCTGCCTTGGCCTTTCTGAAGGAGAATCTCAAGATCCTGAGCGTCAAGTTTGATGACATCAGAGAACTTCCACACTGGATGTATGGCCTCAGAAATCTGGAAGAGCTCTATTTAATTGGCTCCTTAAGTCATGATATTTCCAAAAACATTACATTGGAATCTTTTCGGGAACTTAAAAGCCTTAAAGTTCTTTACATAAAAAGTAATTTGTCCAAAATCCCACAGTCTGCAGTTGATGTTTCAAGTCACCTGCAAAAATTGTGCATCCATAACGATGGCACTAAGCTAGTGATGCTCAACAACTTGAAGAAGATGGTCAACTTGACACAGCTGGAACTGGTTCACTGTGATTTAGAGCGCATACCTCACGCTGTCTTTAGCCTTCTCAGTCTTCAGGAGCTggatttaaaggaaaacaacctCAAATCCATTGAAGAAATAGTAAGTTTTCAACATCTGAGAAAACTGACAATCCTAAAGCTGTGGTACAACAGTATAACATACATCCCAGAGCATATAAAGAAACTCACTAGTCTCGAACGGCTTTCCTTCAGCCATAACAAAATAGAGGTTCTTCCATCCCACCTATTCCTATGCAACAAAATCAGATATTTGGATTTGTCTTACAATGACATTCGCTTTATTCCACCTGAAATAGGAGTTCTGCAGAGCTTACAGTACTTTTCCATTACTTGCAACAAAGTGGAGAGTGTGCCAGATGAACTATACTTCTGCAAAAAACTTAAGACTCTGAAAATTGGGAAAAATAACTTGTCTGTCCTTTCACCTAAAATTGGTAATCTGGTATTCCTCTCCCACTTGGATATTAAAGGCAATCACTTTGAAATTCTTCCACCAGAACTTGGTGAATGTAGGTCTCTGAAGCGGACTGGTTTCACTGTAGAGGACACTTTGTTTGAAACGTTGCCTTCTGATGTCAGGGAACAAATGAAAGCTGAATAA